The Streptomyces sp. NBC_00286 nucleotide sequence ACCGGCCCATCAGCCGTGGTGGTTGCTGCAGAACATGTCGGGGTTCGGCGGCCCGGTGTCCAGGCGGCTCATCGAGAGGCGCGCCGATCTCGCCCGGAAGATCACCGACCGGGTGCGCGCACTGGGCATGACACCGGTGCTGCCCGGTTACTTCGGCACCGTGCCGGACGACTTCGTCGCCAAACACGGCGGGGACGCGGCCGTGGTCCCCCAGGGCGACTGGGGAGCCTTCAAGCGACCCGACTGGCTCGACCCGCGCACGACGGCCTTCGACGAGGTGTCCGCCGCCTTCTACCGGGCCCAGTCGGAGCGGTTCGGCGACAGCACGATGTACAAGATGGACCTGCTGCACGAGGGCGGCAACCCCGGTGACGTTCCGGTGGACGAAGCCGCGGCAGCCGTCGAAGGGGCGCTCCAGAAGGCTCACCCGGGCGCGATCTGGGCCATCCTGGGCTGGCAGTCCAACCCGTCCAAGGCGCTTCTCGACGGCGTCGACAAATCCCGGATGCTGATCGTCGACGGCCTGTCCGACCGCTACACCACCGTCACCGACCGCGAAAGCGACTGGGACGGCACCCCATACGCCTTCGGCAGTATCTGGAACTTCGGCGGCCACACCCCGATGGGCGCCAACGCCCCGGACTGGGTGGAGCAGTACCCCAAGTGGCGTGACAAGGAAGGCAGCGCGCTCGCCGGGATCGCGGCGATGCCGGAGGCCGCCGACAACAACGCACCCGCCCTCGCCCTCCTCACCGACCTGGCCTGGACACCCGGCGTCATCGACCTGGACGACTGGTTCGCCGCCTACGCCCTCTCCCGCTACGGCGGCCCCGACCGGCACGCCGCCGCGGCCTGGCAGACGATCCGCGGCACCGCGTACAACATGTCCCGCGCGGACTCCTGGAGCGAGGCGCCCGACGGCCTGTTCGGCGCCCGTCCGAGCCTGACGGCTAACAAGGCCGCCTCCTGGGGCCCGGAGAAGGACCGCTACGACACCACCGCCTTCGACACCGCGCTCACCGAACTCCTTGCCGTACGCGTGGAGTTGAGGGACAGCTCGGCGTATCGCTACGACGTCGTCGACGTGGCCCGGCAGGTCCTGTCCAACCGCAGCCGGGTCCTGCTGCCGCAGATCAAGGCCGCGTACGAGGCCGGGGAAAGGGCCCTGTTCGGCAGGTTGACCGGGACCTGGCTGCACTGGATGAACCTCCTCGACGATCTGCTGGCGGCCTCCGGCCCGCACCTGCTCGGGCGGTGGCTCGCCGACGCACGCTCCTGGGGCGCCGACCGCACCGAGAAGGACCGCCTGGAATACGACGCCCGCTCTCTCCTCACCACCTGGGGCGGACGCGCCAGCAGCGAAGAGGGCCTGCACGACTACGCGAACCGGGAGTGGGCGGGGCTGGTCGGCGGCCTGTACCGGACCCGCTGGAAGACGTACTTCGACGCGCTCGCCAAGGGACTCGCCACGGGCAAGGACCCGGCGACGATCGACTGGTTCGCCCTGGAGGACCGCTGGGCTCACGCGCACGAGACACACCCGACCGAGCCCCACGGCTCCCCGTACGCCCTGGCCCGCCGCGTGCGCGACCTGCTGGCCGCGACTCCCCATCAGGCGGCCCTCACCGCGGGGACCGACCGGGGAGCGGTGGCCGAGGACACGCCCGCGACGGTGACGGTCACCTTCACCAACAGGAACGGGTTCGCGGCGGCACGTGGCGTGACCCTCTCCGTCACCGCCCCCGAGGGCATGGCGGTGAAGCCGCTCGATCCGGTGCGCACGGCGTCGGTGGCGTCCGGCGAGACGGTCGCCGCTCGCTTCGAGGTCTCTCTTGCGGGTGAGCCGACGGAACTGGTCGGTCGTGTCGTCGCAGCGGCGGCGTACGCGGGGGGCGGGAAGGCGGTGGCGCCGGTACGGCTGATGGCCGCGGCCGGGATCGGCGACCCGTACCGCACGGTCTCCTACAACGACGCCGTGTTCGGT carries:
- a CDS encoding alpha-N-acetylglucosaminidase — its product is MTGNQRLSRRRLLTGAAALGGVVLLTPQPGAHAAPAAADKAAKPFDTTPASVALRRLLPDHHRQVTLRALDAGSADRFKVTGRAGAITVEGTSPAVLLTGLNTYLARVAKADISWNGEQLNLPRLLPAPDGEIAGSANVPHRFALNDTNDGYTGPYRDWDAWERELDVLALHGINRVLVYTGGDAVYYDTFRQFGYSDAEMRAWIPAPAHQPWWLLQNMSGFGGPVSRRLIERRADLARKITDRVRALGMTPVLPGYFGTVPDDFVAKHGGDAAVVPQGDWGAFKRPDWLDPRTTAFDEVSAAFYRAQSERFGDSTMYKMDLLHEGGNPGDVPVDEAAAAVEGALQKAHPGAIWAILGWQSNPSKALLDGVDKSRMLIVDGLSDRYTTVTDRESDWDGTPYAFGSIWNFGGHTPMGANAPDWVEQYPKWRDKEGSALAGIAAMPEAADNNAPALALLTDLAWTPGVIDLDDWFAAYALSRYGGPDRHAAAAWQTIRGTAYNMSRADSWSEAPDGLFGARPSLTANKAASWGPEKDRYDTTAFDTALTELLAVRVELRDSSAYRYDVVDVARQVLSNRSRVLLPQIKAAYEAGERALFGRLTGTWLHWMNLLDDLLAASGPHLLGRWLADARSWGADRTEKDRLEYDARSLLTTWGGRASSEEGLHDYANREWAGLVGGLYRTRWKTYFDALAKGLATGKDPATIDWFALEDRWAHAHETHPTEPHGSPYALARRVRDLLAATPHQAALTAGTDRGAVAEDTPATVTVTFTNRNGFAAARGVTLSVTAPEGMAVKPLDPVRTASVASGETVAARFEVSLAGEPTELVGRVVAAAAYAGGGKAVAPVRLMAAAGIGDPYRTVSYNDAVFGQAGDEIAVEGAGADLWGATNEFGAVYRAGAYGDGTVAEVMVTSQDATGGWARAGLVVRNDLGAQGSVGYVNLAVTPSNGCALSWDADGDGRFDSIALSGSFTAPVRLRLTRSGASYIGEASADGVTWTTVGTATPGGAAAAQDVGVFMTAANGWNGARGIATFDGFTVA